ACACCCAACTTAGAGTCGAACCTCAGGAACTGTTCTGGGAGTCTGGTTGCAAAGTGGCCAAAACTTCTCAGGAAACAGATGCGCAGGGCAGCTTCATCCTGGTTACTGAGTGGAGGTGGGTCCTTCTCGAATCCCACTGTCTCCAGGGAAGCCTGCATTGgacagagctgagacagggcgaTGTCCTCAGGGAGATGCAGGAATCTGGAGGTGTGTGGGCCTGTACAGCTCTGCAGCAAATCATGGAGATGGTGGGACAGGCCCAGGTCTGGTTGCTGAAGGTCACCCACCGAGGGCAGCAGGTTCAGCAGCACACACAGGTGGTCCCACAGGCTAAGAGAACTCCGCCAATGGGAGGCAAGGAGGGCATGGTTGGTGCAGAGCCAGCCCAGGATCACCTTGATGGTGGGAAGCAGTCCCTCTGCAGAGAGAACCTTAAATTTCTTTTGAATGGTCTGGAGACTTGTGTAAGACTGGTCAAGGGAGGCACTCTGCCCCACATCTGAACCAGTGTGCCTCTCAGTCTCAGGAAAGCTGCTCATATCCTCCTCAAAGCCAGAGCTACTTCCAGAGGCAGGGCTTAGCTCAGACTGAAGCTTCAGGGCACTGCGACTAAAGGCAGGGGCCAGGTGCAAGCCATGTCCTCCTGGCAGCTTTTGGCTCAATGGAGCTGGCAGCTTAGCAGGCATAGTTGTtttcaggaggcagaggagactACTGGGAGTTTCATGCCTGGGACTGGCAGTCTTGTATCTGGATATGGTCTCCCTTTCCTGCACTGCTTCTGAGTACAGGGATCCATTCCCTCCTTCATCAGCTATATCCGAATGAGAAGTTTCACTGTCTGTTTCAGAGTGGACCTGTGAACTCAAGGAGGTGCTTTCCTCATCTTCTGTCTCATCAGAGTCACAGCAGGAATGAAAACCAGCCTCAGAGCTGTAACCCTCACTACAAGCACATGACCACCGATGGCTTTTCTGGGATCTTCTGTGGTGGGGCCCCAGGGTTGGAAAGTCTTGTTGACCCTTCCCAGGCTCTTTTTCCTGGTTTCCAGCCCTGGGGGCAGCCAGGTCTGGAGTGAGCTTCCCTTTCTGGAGTTCAGCTTGGATCCGTGCATTGACATGTTGAATGAGATGAGAGAAGAGAGTCAGGGTGAAGATGACAGCTGGCTTATGCTGCTTTGAGCCTGTTTTCCTCAGGCCATGCACATTCATGAGGCAAAGTACCACCATTTGGAAGATGAGGAGGTCCGGGAGAAACAGATAGCCTTTGGGGGGCTTCCCCTGTGTGGAAACCTGGCACGGGTTAGGTGGACTCAGCCGATAAGACAGACAGAGACGAAAGTCTTCCAGAACCAACTGGCACAGGGCTATCAACCTGGCCACTCTGAATTTCTTCTGAGGCTGCAGGAGGCTCTGAAGATAGAGGAAGCTAACCAGCAGCCTCTTGTTATCCCAACACTGCCTCTGGCTTCGAGATAGTCTCTTTCCCTGGTACCTCTTCAGACTGCTGTACCTCTTCCCTGCATGGTCATAGAGCTGTTTGAGGTTCCAAGCTGCCCCTTTAAAAGGTACTTCTGAGTGGAGACAGCACTGATAGAAGTATGTGGCTTCAACATTATAGTACTTGCTCCCCATGAGAGCTCCCAGCTGGTTGAAGGGCATTCCCATACGCGGGGCCACTGACAGGGCTCTGTAATAACATCTCTCTGCCAAGTCCTTAGTGGCCAGGTCTAGGAACTCATTCTGATATCGGAACAAGTCTCCCAAATAGAGCAGGCAGCGATGGCAGGCCATTCGAGCCCAGGTGACCTCTTCCTCTGACGTGGGCCCTACCTTCCTATAGCCAATCAAGTGGATGGCACTGTGAGGCCAATCTATACAGCTCTGTAACCTCAGTTCATAGTGACCCTGGAGGAACAGGAAGAGATGTTCATAGAATTTAAGGCCACCTTTCAGGTGAGCTTGCAAGGGGCCTTCCCAGTGTTTAAAAGTGTGCGTGTGTTTTCTGTTGTCCTTCATTAGCAGCATGACAACATCAGAGTACATTTTCCTCCATAACAGCTCTTCTGCCTTTCTGCCATAAGCCACTGGGTATAAGAACATGAGTTTAATGCAAGCTTGCTGAACTATATCTCTGAGGGCCAGGATGTGCGGTTTGAATACCTCTTTGTGGGCATTTCCCTTTTGAAGGAAAAGGTCAAGTTGCTGAGCTGCCAAGCACACCTCCTGGTAGAGGAGTTTGGCCTTTGGGGCTTCTGCCTGGCTTCTCTCCATGGGGCTGGACTCTTCCAATGATGCTGATGTATGCCtctgagaaaagacaaaaactcCCTATTagtgctcacccacaaagaccaaaaataataacaaagaggACAACAGAGTGCATATACATATGCCTAACTTTTAGATGCAGCAGGAAAACCCTGATCATCCTTCAGATCTCTATTTAAGCATAATTTCTTCTAGGAAGCCAATTTTAATTCCCCAAGTTAGAATAAATGCCTCCCTTCACACTTCATTTGGCCTCCTTTGGTATTCTGGAGACAACACCTTGGAAATGTctcttcattttgtttctcttatgatAGTGTACTTATTATAATTACCCATTATTCTTTCTCCCAGACCAGAAGGCAAAGTTTTTTTCCTGGCATGATCTGAGCCAGGTCACAATTGTGTCAAAGTTTCTAAAAATGCATGGTTCAAGTGGATGCCCAGTAAATAACAGGAATTTGATAAAAGGTATTCCATATGTCCAGTTCCTTAGATATAGTTTTCAATTCCATGGTCCAAAAGACCTCCATTGTGCTATTTAAGATACTTatctaaaagtgaaataaaattttatgccaTTTCTActgactgatacaaaaatcaaaaataaactctcaaaaaatttaaatgtaatcaAGGGTATGAGTTCCTTAGAAAATTCAATCTAGAATATagttaatatatcaaaataattttttagtgcaaaaaaatacataaaatcccAGCTGGGCATGGagccctataatcccagcagtttgggagcctggggcaggagcattgcaagttcaagaccagcctcagcaacttagcaaggccctaagcaacttagtaagactctaaaataatttttaaaaaggggggtcggtcctggggatgtgactaagtggttaagcatccctggattcaatacccagtaccaaattTGGTATTgggtaatttatttatatttataaaatcccTTCCTCCTAAGTGGAATTTGCTTTAACTTTCAGGATGGATGGAGAAGAGAAGTACACACTTTATAATGTAAGTAGAATCCatacaaaagaaaacacaacGAGTAagcatatattaaaagaaaagcaaattaatgGGATTATtgataattcagtggtagaacatatgCTTAGCAAGCAGTagaccctgagtttaatacccagctcaaacaaaacaaaacaaaaaaaagacacaaaaacaagTCAAACCAACCTTGAAGTAACAATTTAATCATCAAagtattaaaatatctttaaattagaATAGCTAATGCTCAAAGCCTTTGTAAAACTTTCATAAACTTGCACAGTTGGCAGCATTAaaagtttaacattttttctttgatttaaaaagacatttatgtTCTCTGACCCAGCAACCCTATTCACAGGAATGATTTCTAAGGAAATACACTTAATAAAAGCCAAACCTACATGAATAAGAGGTCCATTCCAAACGTATTTctaataaaagaaaggaagaacaaaaaaaaacgtaaggaaatggaaattaaCCTATCTTATGATGAATTAATTGATCTTATGCctgtatatataataaaaaaaatcattgaatccATAAGTGTAATAATTACATAAACTTATAGAAATAACAATTACttgaaaaagaatagaataaaaacaatatatcCACTGAAAAATCTTATattcaaaaaataacaataacataaaaaaattaaaatacatatacgatggtgtgagggggaagggaaaaaagagagagagaaaagtgtcaCAGTAgtttgggtagagagaggtgataggagggaggggaggagaggggaggggggatagggaggtcagcagaatacaactgacaatagtattgctgtatgtatacacatggctgtataaccaatgtgatcctgcaatctgtacacatggaaaaatgagaattcataccatatttgaatcaaatgtatgatatgtcaagatcattgtattgtcttgagcaactaataaaaaaaattaaaagacactgCTGGGATAACAGCTGCTTTTTTTCTGGAAGGTCCTTTATAGTGCAGTCTTTCTAATACAACTTCTTGGCTATTATAATTTATAAGTCTTTATCACTGATATGAAAGGAAAAATTGTAACTAGACATATTATAAAGTTTTGATTCAGGAACTAGAATACATAACCTTGAATGTCAAATAAACAAAACTCTTGAATACATGCAGTACCTCTATAGTATTAATAGAGTTAGGGCAGCCGACAGTACCTGTGATCTGTGACTAGATATGCAAActtgagaagagagagagatgtggAAGAGTAAGAGGAAAGAATTGGGGCCCGAGAATAAGGAAAGCAACCAGAACACAGAAATTGAACCAATAGTGGCAAAGCCTTTGAAAGCTCCAAAAACACACAGAGGACTTCTCTG
This window of the Ictidomys tridecemlineatus isolate mIctTri1 chromosome 7, mIctTri1.hap1, whole genome shotgun sequence genome carries:
- the LOC101976097 gene encoding nonsense-mediated mRNA decay factor SMG5, whose translation is MERSQAEAPKAKLLYQEVCLAAQQLDLFLQKGNAHKEVFKPHILALRDIVQQACIKLMFLYPVAYGRKAEELLWRKMYSDVVMLLMKDNRKHTHTFKHWEGPLQAHLKGGLKFYEHLFLFLQGHYELRLQSCIDWPHSAIHLIGYRKVGPTSEEEVTWARMACHRCLLYLGDLFRYQNEFLDLATKDLAERCYYRALSVAPRMGMPFNQLGALMGSKYYNVEATYFYQCCLHSEVPFKGAAWNLKQLYDHAGKRYSSLKRYQGKRLSRSQRQCWDNKRLLVSFLYLQSLLQPQKKFRVARLIALCQLVLEDFRLCLSYRLSPPNPCQVSTQGKPPKGYLFLPDLLIFQMVVLCLMNVHGLRKTGSKQHKPAVIFTLTLFSHLIQHVNARIQAELQKGKLTPDLAAPRAGNQEKEPGKGQQDFPTLGPHHRRSQKSHRWSCACSEGYSSEAGFHSCCDSDETEDEESTSLSSQVHSETDSETSHSDIADEGGNGSLYSEAVQERETISRYKTASPRHETPSSLLCLLKTTMPAKLPAPLSQKLPGGHGLHLAPAFSRSALKLQSELSPASGSSSGFEEDMSSFPETERHTGSDVGQSASLDQSYTSLQTIQKKFKVLSAEGLLPTIKVILGWLCTNHALLASHWRSSLSLWDHLCVLLNLLPSVGDLQQPDLGLSHHLHDLLQSCTGPHTSRFLHLPEDIALSQLCPMQASLETVGFEKDPPPLSNQDEAALRICFLRSFGHFATRLPEQFLRFDSKLGVFVSSTPGGPENPSRQLPERTSRIRFSKDIVQLWLQREVVLLEKTLRGPQTRSALTSYLFPDPRALCEHLPVIQQLATSGQFFLIIPKIVVDTLYVLRKEDRKVLAAITFLEGELKRGNQNILCQSFVSERLLRPRMIRPDSDAWDLFNILDFCKSLLDSSRPGTPDPSSMVTIITGICLDNPRNFSYPLQLVLGTATEAGVEIKNILHFYREWKAIS